From one Rhodamnia argentea isolate NSW1041297 chromosome 1, ASM2092103v1, whole genome shotgun sequence genomic stretch:
- the LOC125315908 gene encoding protein ACCELERATED CELL DEATH 6-like — MDGDRVSITIKDSEIWEQRRARLKALELLNKPHRPAELKLRVNPRLQAAAKGSDVDNFIEALEKYSAEERVSLSDIIDMQGPSGNSLLHVAAGIENSDILRALLEVVPDKQSTTQANFRGDTALHVAARAGRIHAAKLLLDCDGIGGMANDAGNTALHEAVKNSHHGLTRLLLNGGSHLVYEENRERKCPLYLAVETGDLGILVLLMEAVDRDDKFLWSRVEGMSPVHGAVMHQRLEMLKEMSKRKKELFHLSDVGGGTPLHLAAYVNYVDGVKFLVDEFASSTVEYDKEGYLPIHVASKMGHLETIKELLLHWPDPEELLNFKEGQNILHVAAKYGRASIVKYTLGNPELEKLINAKDKEGNTPLHVATLQWQPEVLLSLTLHNRVDLKLVNNSNLTALDIVDEQLRKIDAPLHQSLTRTILLSFGAPKSKDKAICQPKGLGSGRDLEPPDLDRLKDEANSRMVVATLIAAMTFATGFSIPGGYNGSEPNAGMATMLNKPMYDVFVIRNTVAMFSSIIAVVILLRRQINDSHAVLHALGKARLPLLTSLASMSVAFMAGVYVTASKRTWIAVVTLIMGITTLFIILSLYVAFFVPLGYNCRLVQLLANYIIRAGISISRSVTVERATWQPEYTLGMLKRSAGSPDIDLAPSINVANESSCR; from the exons ATGGATGGCGATCGCGTGAGTATAACTATCAAGGATAGTGAAATCTGGGAGCAGAGGAGGGCCAGATTGAAAGCGCTTGAGTTGTTAAACAAACCACACCGCCCCGCTGAACTCAAATTGCGTGTGAATCCGCGGCTACAAGCTGCCGCGAAAGGAAGTGACGTCGATAACTTCATCGAGGCCCTCGAGAAGTACTCTGCCGAAGAGAGGGTCTCTTTGTCCGATATCATAGACATGCAGGGGCCTTCCGGGAACTCGTTGCTCCATGTTGCGGCGGGCATCGAGAACTCCGACATCCTCCGAGCCCTCCTCGAGGTCGTCCCCGACAAGCAGAGCACCACCCAGGCGAACTTCCGGGGGGACACGGCGCTCCACGTCGCAGCGAGAGCCGGAAGGATCCACGCAGCCAAGCTCCTCCTCGACTGCGACGGGATCGGGGGCATGGCGAACGATGCGGGCAACACGGCGTTGCACGAGGCTGTGAAGAACAGTCACCATGGGTTGACTCGTCTGCTCCTGAACGGAGGGTCGCATTTGGTGTATGAGGAGAACAGAGAGCGCAAGTGCCCACTGTACTTGGCGGTCGAGACGGGGGACTTGGGGATTCTAGTGCTTTTGATGGAAGCGGTGGATAGGGATGATAAGTTCCTGTGGTCCAGGGTGGAAGGCATGTCGCCGGTTCACGGAGCCGTGATGCACCAAAGGTTAG AAATGCTGAAAGAGATGTCCAAGCGGAAGAAAGAGCTATTTCACTTAAGTGACGTCGGAGGTGGTACTCCCCTCCATCTGGCGGCATACGTGAATTACGTCGATGGAGTCAAATTCTTGGTCGACGAGTTCGCTTCGAGCACTGTCGAATATGACAAGGAGGGCTATCTTCCAATTCATGTCGCGTCCAAGATGGGTCATCTCGAAACGATCAAGGAGCTGCTTCTGCATTGGCCAGATCCGGAAGAGTTGCTGAACTTTAAGGAAGGGCAGAATATACTTCACGTCGCGGCAAAGTACGGAAGGGCTTCCATAGTGAAGTACACACTCGGTAATCCCGAGCTTGAGAAGCTTATAAATGCCAAAGACAAGGAAGGGAATACGCCTCTCCATGTGGCCACATTGCAGTGGCAACCCGAGGTTCTGCTCTCCCTCACCCTGCACAACAGAGTGGATCTTAAGCTTGTGAACAACAGCAACTTGACGGCTCTCGACATTGTAGATGAGCAACTGAGAAAAATCGATGCGCCACTTCACCA GAGCTTGACACGAACAATCTTACTGTCATTTGGAGCACCcaaaagcaaagacaaagcAATTTGCCAACCAAAAGGCTTAGGCTCGGGAAGAGATTTGGAGCCTCCAGATTTGGATAGATTAAAGGATGAGGCCAATTCTCGTATGGTTGTGGCGACGCTCATTGCAGCTATGACATTCGCTACCGGCTTTTCGATTCCTGGAGGATATAATGGCTCTGAACCAAATGCGGGGATGGCCACGATGCTGAACAAGCCCATGTACGACGTCTTTGTGATCCGCAACACCGTCGCCATGTTCAGCTCAATAATTGCAGTTGTGATCCTTCTCCGGAGACAGATCAACGATTCGCACGCAGTGCTTCATGCCCTTGGAAAGGCGAGGCTGCCGCTACTCACGTCTCTTGCCTCAATGTCCGTGGCCTTCATGGCGGGGGTCTACGTGACCGCAAGCAAACGCACTTGGATTGCCGTGGTCACCTTGATCATGGGAATCACTAccctcttcatcatcttgagTCTTTACGTTGCCTTTTTCGTTCCGCTTGGGTACAATTGTCGTCTTGTCCAGCTCCTCGCCAACTACATCATTAGAGCTGGTATATCAATTTCAAGAAGTGTGACCGTAGAAAGGGCCACGTGGCAGCCTGAGTATACTCTTGGGATGCTCAAACGTAGTGCCGGATCTCCCGATATTGATCTAGCACCATCAATAAATGTCGCTAATGAAAGCTCATGTCGTTGA